The Paenibacillus sp. G2S3 region TGGTAACTATTCAAGAATGCTATTAGTCCTGTAACAGCTGTGGACTGGTTGTTAAATGGATCTTTGCTAATTACAATTCCATACGGTTTCCCAGTGCCGCCTGGATCTTTTGTTTTGAACGCTTCGGCGATCGTCAAGAGATCCGCCATCGTCTTCGGTTCCGGCAGGTTCAATTTCTTCAGCCAGTCCGTGCGTACATAGAGGAACTGATACTGGTACGGATTATAAGAACTTGGAATCCCCATGAGTTTACCGTCGAAAGTGGCGGTCTTCAGTTGCATTCCGCCATCCATCGACAAGAATTTCTTCGTCTCATCCGTCGCATTCTTGTCATATACGTCCGTGATATCCATAATCATATCCGCTTCGGTCAGCTCTTTCAGCTGTGTAGCATTAACCTTCATGAAGTCCGGAAGATCATTGGAGGCGATGGACATCTTCACTTTTTCCTTGAATTGAACGTCATCGGCGGACACCCATTTATTCGTGAGCTTCACGCCGATATCTTTCTCATACGCATCATAGACCGAGTTCTTCTCAAAGCTTTCGCCATCATCGAATTTGAGATACTGATCGCTTGCCGAAACTGTTGAAACTTCAATCACTTCATTTTTTTGTTCCACAGATTTCTCAGGCTGCTTCTCAGGCTGCTTCTCCCCTTCATTTGTGGTTTTGCCGCATGCCGTGATAGTTAAACTTAGGATCAATGCGACGATCAGAAGTATTCTACTTTTTTTCTTCATATTACCCCTCCACATTGTCTCAAAATAGGTCGTGCATCTACTTCATGCAGCTTCTCTTCCTAGTTCTAGTATAGGAAAGGGAATGACCCCCATCTATATACTAGTCTTTACTTTCGTATACACCTCTTGACTACTGCCAGGCTTGTCCCTAGAACGCACAAGAGAGAGGGAGTCTCCCCTAGGTTAGGTTGACTCCCCCTTCGCTTCGTTGAATTTTCATTTCTTCATTTTTCGATAAACCTAAGCGCACGTTCAGATTGATATTTAGCTAGACCTTTTGCGAATTGTTGATCGGGAAATCCTCTATGCTGTAGCTTTAAACCCGCTGAAGTTAATGATATATGGTGATGCAATTGATAAAATAACAGCCTATCCGGATCAAGCTTATCGTTCTTAAGATACCGATAGAAATCTCCAAATCGCATCTCCAAAAAACTATGCTCATGCTCAATATCAAAGAACGCTGCTCCTTCGATATCGATCAGAAAGGGCTCCAGCTTATCATTAACCAATACATGGTCAGGGCCCAGTTCCCCATGAATAAATCCATACTGCTTTCTAGGCTTAATTCTTGACTCAAGCTCATACAACTTATCGAGCAGTTTACTTTGATTAGACCCGATCTTCTCCACATGCTGAGAGGCATAAGCTAGCTGTACTTTCGCATTTTCCATTTGTAATGAATGACATTTTTCTGTACTGATCTCGTTAGCATTGGCTTTCCCAAAAAACTGCCTTTCGGTGGTATGCATAGTAGTAAGCATATCCCCCAACTGCTGAAACACTTTATCTTGAGCAGCTAACTCGGAATGTTTGAAAAAGGTTTCTGCCTTACGTCCATCTATATATTCAACAAGCGCATAATCAAATGGGTAACGATCTCTTTCCTTGTTCAGATCATAAAGTGCTGGGGTCTGAATTCCATGTTGTGTTAAATACTTATTGTTTAATTCAAACAAATCACTTCCATAGGACTGTTCATTTATATCTTCATTCGCTTTTTCTTCTTCAAAATAATTCATGGAAAGATCCCACACATACAAAACGCAGGAAAATCCATTACTGCACTCAATCTTGTAGACCACCTTTTGTGCGCCACCATGCATTCGTGAAACACGAGTAACTAAATAACTGGTGCCAAAAATCCGTCTAATATAATCCTGTAAGTCGGCCTGATCGAGATGATAGGTAACGTCCATTAACAACACTCCATTTATTAAGTTTTGCCGGCTTCACAATAGTAAATAAAATCCAGCCCAAAGTATAGACTTTTTCTTTCTGATCAATTATGATGTTGAATAAGGTCTTGAAAAAAATAAGCATACAAAAAGCCTTTGGATTTTATTCCAAAAGGCTTTTTTTTGATGAAAATTCTAGCCAATCCAACCCTTAAGTTATTTATAATTACTCAACTATCGTGTCCCGTTAGTATAATCAACTCTTGTTCAAAGACTGACCAAAGACTGCGTGAAAATGAAGATGTTTAGAATCTTGGTATTTCCCCAAATTTGTTATCACTTTACAAGCCCCATGTTCTGAAACGATTTGTGCAGCTATCTTCTTTACAATATCCATAATCTCAATTAACAGGGCATTATCTCCTTCTTCTAAAGAAATCAGTGATGGAATATGTCTTTTCGGAATTACTACAATATGCACTGGATAGAATGGACGAGTATGGTGCTATGCGAGTACATTATTTGTTTCCAATACTTTTTGTACAGGTGTTCGTCCACTTAAAACCTCTTCGCAATAAAAATCCTCAGTCATGACTATCCCCTCCACATCATTTCCCATTTTTTTGATATTTGTTACATTTCGTCAATATCCTACCCAATAGTTAACACCAAGCGGAGCAGCTGTCGCGGCATTCTGTTATGCTATCGTTCCCCGTTAGTTCAATAGTCTTATGTTTTAATTAGAGTCGCTGCTTATAGTTGTGAGGCTTGCCGAACCGCTAATGCAATGACGTCCCGACGGGCTTAGGGGGCTGGATGTGGTCACTCGCTTCTCAGAGTGACCCGGAGCGTCAATATGTTGTTAGCCGAAGGAAGTTCTGGAAGCAGCCATTGCATTTAAGGCGTTCTCAAAATAGCTATATACTTCATCTGCAATTCCCAGAAACTCTTCAACAAGTACATTACTATCCAAGTAACAAGCATACAGATAATCAACTAAAGCGGAGTCAATCTCACAATAGTTTAATATGGCATTCTTCATCTTAATAATGTCATCTTGCCATACACCTGTATCTTCTAAAACCAAAGAGTATAATGCACGAATTAATCTCTTAGAGTAACCTTTAATATATCTAGTTTTCATTGTGTTATCATTAGCATTAGAAAGTAAACTATGTATACGATCTACTTCCTCCTTGGTCTCTGTATTTAAGTCTAAAATGAACTCTGGAGAAATAATTATCGGTGGTACTTTTTCACCAACGTCATGACCATATATGCAAACACAAATTATCTTTACCCAAAAACCCCACTCATTTGGTTTACTTAGTACATCGTCAATCGAGCAAATTATCGTATCAATCTTAGTTACTACTGGATATTCTTCCAAAAGCCTGTCTTTAATATTTGACAATCTTTCGTAATCAATATCTTTGGGATTTACACATACAATAGTAAAGTCTGCATCTGACTTAAAAGGTTTAGCAGTTCCTTTTGGAATCGAGCCACACATATAAATGCTATGAATCTTACCTTTAAATTCGGTAAGTATATTATCTATATACTTATCAACAAAATCCTTATATTCACTTTGTATTACAATTCTATTTATAACTTTTTCTAATATCATATAGACTCCTCCTAAACTAAGAACTTCTTTCGGCTAACGTCTTTTTTGCGAACTTCGTAAATTCGTCATGACTTAAGTTATTCGCGAAATCATTCAACTATCCTGCCCGTTAGGTTAACCGCTTTTTGCTTACTATTGGAACAACCCTAGATTTTATTTGAACAAGATTGAGGTATCACGAGAATCAAAAAAGTACAAACGGACGTTGATGCTAACTAAATATTAGGACTCCAAATATAATAGTCAGTACCACAATAACTGTCAATGAGGCTACTTTTGCATAACGAATTGCCCCCTCAGATAGTTCAGGTTCTTCTTTATACATCCATCGTTTCCCCCATAATAAACTATCCTCAGGACAAAAATAAGTCCATATTAATACTCCATACATAGGAATCATAAAAATAAAAAACAAAAAAATTTCAGCTATCTTTTCCACTACATCACGCTCCCTCTACCATACCCCAATAATGGATTGGACAATTCTTATGGCCTCCAATAAGTAGGATTTCGTCTTATTTAAATATACCATATATTGGAACATTCCTGCCCGTTCAATGAAAAAAGCAGGATACCGTAGCTCCTGCTCATCAATGTGTATTATTGAACTATAGTGTCCCGTTAGCGCAAAAACTTAAATTAGGGACCGAGGGACGCTAGCCCGATGCGTGAATGATGTGTTACTGTCTTCTCGAAATCCTTACACTAGTTTCTTAGCTTCTATATGATCCCTATATTTATCATGTAGTTGAATATTCTTTGTTATCGATTCCCCAGTTTTCTTATCAATTATATCTGCTTCAAAATTCAAGCTCTTATAACCATCGAGCATTTCCAGAATTGAGTATATAACCTCCTCAACCAATTCCAATTGAATTGATTGAAGTTCTGAATGTTCAATTATTTCACCAAGTTTTTCATATTCCTTTTTGTATTCGGTCCAGTTCATTTTAGATTTTTTGTCCAGACTTCCTACACTTAGTTCAACATAAGTTTCTTTGATGTTCTCTAATTCTCGAAACAAACTATTCAGCTTATCATTTTCAAATAGCATTAGGATTCTCCTAGTTTGTTATTTCTTATTCACAGTAATTTCATTTAACCTCATATCTACGAACTTTGTAAATAAATACATATGTGTCCCGTTAGTTGAACAAGCACGCTTTCTTCTATTACACAATATCTTCGTACTGTGCATCATCTAACGGACAGTATAAATAAACTTAATACCAATAATGAACGAGAAAACAAGTCATCTCCTTATTGCGCTGGACATACATATTATTAAGTTTACTTTCTGTGTAGGGGGGCTCGGTTTGAGACTACTAATTCTCGTGGTGGGTATATTCTTACTTGCTCTACTTTGGACAAACCCCGATAGCTCGGATTTTGAAAAATGGGTCTATAAGAAAGAAGTGACCTATTTCCAAAGAAGCACTCCTTTAGAACCTGTTGGTTTTCGAAGTAAAAATTATTTGTTTTTCTCAGTACATGAACTATTGATTGTAAGGCAACAGACGGACCTTATGACTGAGTACTCCTACTACGGGGGTGTAGGTATATTTGGAATGATATTCCCAACTTCAACACCTGGAGTTGATGGCAAGCAGTCCCCTTTAAGTTGGTCCTTGAGCTATCGAGAAAAGTTAGTTCGATAAACCAACGGCAGTCTAGGATTTATTTCTCAGTTTTAGACAGCTGTTGGTTTTTAAATTTGAACCCTTAAAACGAGCTCTTTTGGAATTCGCTAGTGAGCAGTTTGCGTCAAATGCGACATAAAACCTCCACTTATCTTGTTCAACTAAACTTCCCGTTAGTTGAATAAATAAAAAACGGCTGCCGAAGCAACCGCTATTCCACTATAGTTACCCGTTAGTTTAATATCTCCCTTACTTATACCTACTTAATATTTCTTCTGGAATATGACAATAGTCATTTGGACATTTAGCTAATCTATCTTGATGTTCTTCTGCACTTCTCACATAGTTTGTGAGAGGTAATACTTCAACAACTATAAGGTCATAATCATTTCTCTCACTAAGAAACACCTTCGCTTCTTTTAAGTGTTCAGGCTTTTCACTATATACTCCTGTTCTGTATTTCTCGCCAACGTCCTGTCCTTGTTTATTCAAACTGTATGGATCAATGATTTCAAATAGATACCCCATTAGTTCCCTGATCGTTACAACTGTCGGATCAAATCCTGTTTTTACAGATTCGGCGTACCCATCATAATTACCCTCAAGTGTATGACTTGTTCCATTAACTCTTCCTGCTTCTGTAAACTTAACTCCAGGTAAAGTTTTTATAAAAGCTTGTACTCCCCATAAACATCCACCTGCAAAATATAATACTTCCATATTGACTCTCCTCTTCGTTTAAAAAGCCAAAAAATTCATTCCAACTAAATAGGAAGAAAAAACTGTAGTTACTAAGTCTACTACACATTAAAATAATGACAAATTTTCTTATTCCACATTATGTACCGATTGTTGAACACAAATTAAACAACACTGTTCAACTAACCTGCCTGTTAGCTTAATAAAAAGAGCAGGATACCGTAGCTCCTGCTCATCAATGTGTATTATTGAACTATCGTACCTCGTTAGTGCAAAGATTCTTAAAACACGAGCCCTCGTACAACTAAACCTGCCTATGAAGCTTGACGTTACATTCTGACGTTGTCGCAGGGACAAACTCTATATAATTCACAGAGCCGTTAAAGTTCAAATAAGCTTCATAACGCATGCGGATTGCGGGTAAAAAAATCACATCCAGAACATTTTCCTTTGGAACCCACCTGCAATCGCTCGTTTCATCAGAAGTAGCTAACTCTCCACCCACAGCTTTGCACACGAAATCAAACATGACCTTCGTAGGAACATCAGTCACACCGTCATACCACTTATGGATCGCTGTATTCGATACAACACTAATTAAATGGCTAACAGTGGCTTCTATTCCACTTTCCTCTTTGATTTCACGAATCACGCCATCAATCAGGTTTTCTCCAACTTCAGTTATCCCACCAGGATACACCCAACCATCGTCATGGGCTTTTACTAATAGGATATTTCCATTTCCATCTTCTACAATTCCGCCTGCCGATACAATATGTGTCGGAAACGCCATTCCAAGCCCCCCTAATACGCTATATTTGTATATTTATTCCACATAATCCCTGTACTTTCCTGCCCGTTAGTTGAACAAAGGCAGCCGATCAACTTGACTGACCGACTGCCTTATCATGTTTAAATAGGTATCGTTTCCCGTTGTTTAAAGTTCAGGCAATGAATCAATATGTGATTCGACTTCAAAAATAAAATCTTCGAGGTTATCGGAGTCAAACCAACCACTTTTTTTATTGATTCTATAAAGTTCTTGGAAACCATGATAGTCAATCAATGCTTTCCAACCATCTCTTGAAATCATCGCCTCTAATATCTGACAATAATCAAATAAACATTCAACTTCAGCTTTGTCTATTAAATTGGAATGCTGATATTCGGTCCCAGATGGTTCTGGATAAATTCGATATGCCAGCCATTTCTTATCCATCTTTTCCGCCACCACCTTAGCTCGATATATCAATTACAACTATCCTGTCCGTTAGTTGAATAAAGGCAGCCGATCACGGACTGATCGGCTGCCTTATCGTGTTTATTGAGCTATCAGTACCCCGTTAGCATAATGTTCTTAGCTAATTTATTTTCTTAATCAGGACTCGCTACATATTGTTAACAATAGAGATCTGCCAAATATTATACATTGATTTAAGGGCCAAGCTTTTTATTCGGCTAACTTTTTTCTGATTTTTCTCCAGAAGCCGTCGTTCCTCCGAGTAATATGCTTCTCATTGTAGATCAGTAGACTATAGGAAGACCACAGAGTAGATGTTCGAATAATTACATATGCGCCCATAGCGATCAAAATGACGCAAATAGGATAATAAGGGACTAGTGCGCCTTCAGAGATCCCCTTTCTCTCTAGCAAAAAGCCCATTCCGCCTACCGCCACCATGCCAGCACCCACGATGATCACAGTTGCGTACCTACTCTTCAATCTATTAAAACGTTCCGTCAACTGCTTCACATAACCTTGATCCAGCATAAGAGCCTCTTTATCCAGCACATGGTACCTTTCCTCATCTTTCAGTATGGCGGACACGAGAACAACTACACCCCCTGCCGCCAACAAAATAATAATAAGAAAGGAATAAATAACTGATTCCTTCCGAAGCATCAAATACGGAAAAAAAGCCATAATTAGAAGGAACACGCCTGTCGCAATGCGATTGGATGACTTTTGCTGATGAATCAAATACCCTTCTGCCATTTCTTGGCTGACATAATACCCACGCTCTTCAACGCCACCCTTTACCTCGCCTTCCTTTAGCAAATAATCGATGGACACCTCGAACAAGTTACCAATCATAAGTAGCTTTTCGGTTTCGGGGAACCCTTGCCCGTTTTCCCACTTGCTGACTGCCTGTCTGGTTGTGCACAGTTTTTCGGCCAGCACTTCCTGGGAATAACCTTTTTCTTTTCTAAGTTGCAACAATTTTTCGCTAAAAGACATAGACTTGCTCTCCTTTGCTATATGTTGCCTTAATTATAGAAAAACAATGGAGACAACGCTATATGATTGAGGTTGCGTTTGCGCCACTTGCAGTTGCAAATGTGTATTAAACAATAAATTAGACTATTCTCAACAGATATAACTATTTCCATCATCTGTGGTGCAGCAGTTGTACTACATGTATGGCTAACGATTATATTTTTTATTAAGAGACTCAACTTGACACATCTGCGACTTAAAAGATATTATAGATACAATAAGTATTTAATTGAGGTGAGACCATGAAATTTACAAAAGCGACGAATTATGCTCTGCACACCATGCTTGAAATTGGTGGACTTGATCCAAAAGTAACCTCAATTTTAACTTGAACTACTTATCTAGATTTGAAGAGTACGGTTCATTCCGTATAATAAGTTTTTTTTAACTTCATTATAGATATAAAGAGTCTTTAATATCTTCGAATAGGCAAATGGTTCCCAAAAGCTGAATTAGTGAAAAAACGCAAACGGAAATGGGGTGTTTAAATGGTATAAAGAAACCGAGAAATTTTTATATTCATTAAAGATACAAAGTATCTATTAAATCCCTTTTATGTAACTACAGCAAAGTTAACAAGAAGAAGGAGGTGAAAGAGATGGTAGAGATCGATAGATGTACGATCGCATGCTTAAGGAAATATAAGGTCTTAGATGACGTGATAAACTGATTAACCTATTCATGTAGAAATAAGTATCAAATTATCGAATTGAAAGGAAGATACGAATGATTTGTCATACAACGAATACCACATTCAAAACGGATTTGCGAAGCGAAGGGTTTACAATAGTGAATTTTTGGGCGCCTTGGTGTGGCCCTTGTCGTATGTTTGGGCCCATTCTCGAAGAGTATGACTTGGATAAGCAAGATGACGTGAGGATCCTCAAAGCGAATGTGGATGAATGTGCAGAGATTGGTTCCCAGTTTGGAATTTTGTCCATTCCCACAACCATTTTATTTAAAAATGGCAAGGCGATTGATAAAGAGATCGGGGTACTGTCTAAAGAAGGATTGAAACAGTTCGTTTCTAGCAATAGATAATAGGGAGTACCAGCAAATCAATGACCCATTCGTTTGCGAGTAGTGATAGCTATGCTGGTACTATCCCATATAAAAATACATCTTCCTCATATTAACAAGTCATATAGTTATGAAGACAAAAGATAAATAGGAGAAGAGACTATGAATCGTATTGCCATTTATTTATTAGCTTTAGGTGCCTTTGTATTAGGAACAGCAGAATTTATTGTTTCAGGTATATTAGAAATTATTTCAGGGGATTTGGACGTATCTATTTCATTGGCTGGGCAATTAGTCACCATATATGCCTTATTTTATGCATTTGGGGCACTTGTACTAGTTATGCTAACTGCAAAGTTTGAAAGAAAAAAAGTATTATTATACTCCATGATCTTTTTTATTGCGGGAACCATCATGTCTTTCTTTAGTGTTAATTTTAGTATGCTCATGCTTTCCCGTATTGTTCAGGCAATGAGTGGTGGTCTGTATTTCGTTATAGCAACCAATTACGCTGCTAGACTTGCTGAACCTACAAAACGTGGTGGTGCAATCGCAACAGTAATAACTGGATTTACAGTCTCTTTAGTGCTGGGTGTACCGATTGGAACCTTAATTGCTGCCTTTATGGATTGGCGTTATATCTATCTTATCATTGCTGCTGTGACACTTATCAATCTAATACTAATCAATAGATACATCCCAAAATTAGAGGGAACTAAATCAATCTCTTTGAAGCACCAATTGCTATTAATTAAAGATAAGCAATTAATTAGTGGTTTATTAACTACCGTATTTTTTTTCCTCGCATACACCATGGTCTTTGCTTATATAGCTCCGCTTTTAAGTAATGTAGCTGGGTTTTCAATTAAAAAGATAAGTACAGCCCTTTTCGTATTAGGTGTGTTTGCTTTCATAGGCTCACGGTTTGGTGGGTATGCGGTAGATAAATGGGGACCCGTTCGAACCATTTACATTAGTTTAATCGTTCACGCGGCAGCTTTATTCCTATTAACGGTAACAGCAACTTCGACGATAGGTGTTCTCCTTACATTTATGATTTGGGGGACTGCTGCATGGACAACAACGCCTGCAAATCAATTTTATTTAATCTCCATAAAACCACAATCATCAGAAATTGTCTTAAGTTTCAATACTGCTTTAATGAATATTGGTATGACATTAGGTGCAGCTTTAGGTGGAGTCGTGATTGAGTATACATCCATTCAGAATTTGGGTTGGATTGGTGGATTAATCGTATTACTTGCGTTAGTAATTGCATTTTATTCGTTTGCGTTGAATAAAAAACATGATGCAAATGGTATAAATAGTTGATTTAGAATTTCCGTTTCCCTCGCCTTAAACCTGTCACAATGCGCTATATCTTGTTTTTCAGGATTCATCAAATGAACATCAAATCATACATAATTTCGCCACTCAAAATTTGAGAAGCGAAGTATCCACAGATTTATCGCATCTCAAATTTTAAATAAAGCCTATATTCCGCTACTCGGAACATAGGCTTACATTATCCTTATTCCTTTAATACTCACCTTTGATTACAAAATACGAGCCACGAATTGTACCGGCTAGTTTAGACTTCTGTCTAGCAAACTTAAACTTCTCTTCTAACTCTTTGGGTATCTCCATTCCCTCAGAAAGCTTAAAACCAACGGCCCGCTTCTTAGAATCATCAACCGTATACATGACATTAACCTCAAGACCATCTTCATAAAAAACGTAGGTGAATTTTATATTTTCCACTTGAAAACGCGATGTTTCTAAAGGTTTGGCCGCAAACACAATATTACGTTCTTCTTTCAAAATTCGGTTCACATAATCAAGGCTCTCCTGACTTTCACTAGCTGGGACAACTGTAAATTCATGCTCGTACTTGTTCATAAAGTAACGGGCTTCATTAGCACGTAAACCAGCAAGTGCTTCTGCTACGGGTGAAGACTCAACTCCGACCGTAGACACATTTTTAAAATCAACAATATACG contains the following coding sequences:
- a CDS encoding aminoglycoside phosphotransferase family protein; translated protein: MRRIFGTSYLVTRVSRMHGGAQKVVYKIECSNGFSCVLYVWDLSMNYFEEEKANEDINEQSYGSDLFELNNKYLTQHGIQTPALYDLNKERDRYPFDYALVEYIDGRKAETFFKHSELAAQDKVFQQLGDMLTTMHTTERQFFGKANANEISTEKCHSLQMENAKVQLAYASQHVEKIGSNQSKLLDKLYELESRIKPRKQYGFIHGELGPDHVLVNDKLEPFLIDIEGAAFFDIEHEHSFLEMRFGDFYRYLKNDKLDPDRLLFYQLHHHISLTSAGLKLQHRGFPDQQFAKGLAKYQSERALRFIEK
- a CDS encoding helix-turn-helix transcriptional regulator, which encodes MSFSEKLLQLRKEKGYSQEVLAEKLCTTRQAVSKWENGQGFPETEKLLMIGNLFEVSIDYLLKEGEVKGGVEERGYYVSQEMAEGYLIHQQKSSNRIATGVFLLIMAFFPYLMLRKESVIYSFLIIILLAAGGVVVLVSAILKDEERYHVLDKEALMLDQGYVKQLTERFNRLKSRYATVIIVGAGMVAVGGMGFLLERKGISEGALVPYYPICVILIAMGAYVIIRTSTLWSSYSLLIYNEKHITRRNDGFWRKIRKKLAE
- a CDS encoding phage tail protein, coding for MTYIVDFKNVSTVGVESSPVAEALAGLRANEARYFMNKYEHEFTVVPASESQESLDYVNRILKEERNIVFAAKPLETSRFQVENIKFTYVFYEDGLEVNVMYTVDDSKKRAVGFKLSEGMEIPKELEEKFKFARQKSKLAGTIRGSYFVIKGEY
- a CDS encoding peptide-methionine (S)-S-oxide reductase; this encodes MEVLYFAGGCLWGVQAFIKTLPGVKFTEAGRVNGTSHTLEGNYDGYAESVKTGFDPTVVTIRELMGYLFEIIDPYSLNKQGQDVGEKYRTGVYSEKPEHLKEAKVFLSERNDYDLIVVEVLPLTNYVRSAEEHQDRLAKCPNDYCHIPEEILSRYK
- a CDS encoding NUDIX domain-containing protein; translated protein: MAFPTHIVSAGGIVEDGNGNILLVKAHDDGWVYPGGITEVGENLIDGVIREIKEESGIEATVSHLISVVSNTAIHKWYDGVTDVPTKVMFDFVCKAVGGELATSDETSDCRWVPKENVLDVIFLPAIRMRYEAYLNFNGSVNYIEFVPATTSECNVKLHRQV
- the trxA gene encoding thioredoxin, with the translated sequence MICHTTNTTFKTDLRSEGFTIVNFWAPWCGPCRMFGPILEEYDLDKQDDVRILKANVDECAEIGSQFGILSIPTTILFKNGKAIDKEIGVLSKEGLKQFVSSNR
- a CDS encoding MFS transporter is translated as MNRIAIYLLALGAFVLGTAEFIVSGILEIISGDLDVSISLAGQLVTIYALFYAFGALVLVMLTAKFERKKVLLYSMIFFIAGTIMSFFSVNFSMLMLSRIVQAMSGGLYFVIATNYAARLAEPTKRGGAIATVITGFTVSLVLGVPIGTLIAAFMDWRYIYLIIAAVTLINLILINRYIPKLEGTKSISLKHQLLLIKDKQLISGLLTTVFFFLAYTMVFAYIAPLLSNVAGFSIKKISTALFVLGVFAFIGSRFGGYAVDKWGPVRTIYISLIVHAAALFLLTVTATSTIGVLLTFMIWGTAAWTTTPANQFYLISIKPQSSEIVLSFNTALMNIGMTLGAALGGVVIEYTSIQNLGWIGGLIVLLALVIAFYSFALNKKHDANGINS
- a CDS encoding nucleotidyltransferase domain-containing protein, with the translated sequence MILEKVINRIVIQSEYKDFVDKYIDNILTEFKGKIHSIYMCGSIPKGTAKPFKSDADFTIVCVNPKDIDYERLSNIKDRLLEEYPVVTKIDTIICSIDDVLSKPNEWGFWVKIICVCIYGHDVGEKVPPIIISPEFILDLNTETKEEVDRIHSLLSNANDNTMKTRYIKGYSKRLIRALYSLVLEDTGVWQDDIIKMKNAILNYCEIDSALVDYLYACYLDSNVLVEEFLGIADEVYSYFENALNAMAASRTSFG